The DNA segment ACTTCCTTGTATCAATGTTTCCAGCATAATCGGAATCAACAAATCCTTCTACTGATTTCTGTCCATTTTCTTGCTTCTGATACAGCAGACCAATGCCTTTTGATCCCCTTAAGTATCTCAGTATCCATTTAAGAGCCTCCCAATGTTGTATCCCTGGATTTGCCATAAACCTAGAAACAACACTTATTGCATGAGCCAAATCTGGCCTGCTACACACCATAGCATACATTATACTACCCACTCCACTTGCATAAGGTATGGATTCCATTTCTTTCTTCTGATCATCTTCTATGAGATATTGGTCTGATGATAGCTTCATGTGCTGTCCAAGTGGTGTGGTAACAGATTTGCACTCTTGCATATTGAATCTCAACAGTACCTTGGCAAGGTAGTCTCATTGACTTAAGATCAGATTTCCTTTCTTCCTGTTTCTCTGAATTTTCATCCCCAATATTTTTTTGGCTTCTCATAGATCCTTCATGTCAAATTCAGAATTCAATTCTCCCTTTAACTTCTGAATTCCAGCCTTGCTGCTACTTGCTATGAGCATGTCTTCTACATATAATAAGAGGTATGTTTTTGAATGATCCAGCTCTTCTTTGTAGTAAACACATGTGTCATAGCAGCTCCTGTGGAATTCTATTTTCATCATAAACTCATCAAATTTCATGTACCACTGCCTAGGACTTTGTTTCAAACCATAGAGAGATCGTTTGAGTAGACATTCTTTACTTTTACCTCCTGGAATAAGATAACCTTCAAGAGGCTCCATGAAAATAGTCTCCTCTAAATCACCATGAAGGAAGACTGTTTTTACATCAAGTTGTTCCATCTCTAAATCCATTTGAGTGACTATGGCAAGAATCATTCTTATTGAGTAGTGTTTCACTACATGGGAATAAATCTCATTGAAATCCACTCCTTCAATTTGTGAGTATCCTTTGGCCACCAATCTGGCTTTGAATTTGACTTTGCTTGCTGCTGTAGAATATTATTTAATCTTATAAATCCATTTACAGCCTAGGATCCTTTGGTGTTttggtttatcaaccaattccCAAGTTTTATTGTAAAGAAGTGAATCTAGTTCTTCTTGCATTGCCAACTTCCACTGATCTTTGTATTTACTTAGCATTGCATCCTTGTATGATGATGGTTCACCATATTCCACCAGTTCTGTTGTACTTAAAGCATATGAAACCAAATTTGCATCTGAGTATCTGACAGGTGGCCTTATTTCCCTTCTCTGTCGGTCTCTAGCAAGTTTATAAGATTCAAGGTTGGTTTCTGCTTGAGGTATGACAATCTCTGCATGTTCCTCTTATTCTTTGAGATGTTGAGGTTCAGCTTTATCCTTATCCTGTAACTCCACCTCAACTTGAGTATCATTAATCCTTTCACTTTCTGTTTTAAGTTCTGCCTTCTTCAAGTTATATCTCATTCTTGTTTCATCAAAAGTCACATCTCTTGAATTGAAACATAAGGTCCATTTGGCTCCAAGTTCCATAGTTTGTAAACCTGGACCCCttttggatatcctatgcagATGCATTTCAAAGCCCTTGGTTCCAATTTATCTTTCTTTATGTGTGCATATGCTAGACAACCAAATATTCTCAGGTTTGCATAGTTGGCTGATGTTCCCCTCCAGAGTTCAAGAGGTGTTTTGAAGTTTAAACTACTGGAGGGACTCATATTTATCAGATATGTTGCAGTGGCTAGAGCTTCACCCCAGAAAGTCTTAGGGAGACCTGCATTCAAGATTAAGCACCTTACCCTTTCCAATAGTGTGTGATTCATCCTTTCTGCCACTTCATTTTGCTGGGGTATGTAAGGAACTATGAAGTGTCTTGATATCCCCCTTTGTGAACACAGATCTTTGAATTCCTTGGATAAGAACTCCAAACAATTATCTGTCCTTAGGAACTTGACTTTATGTCCTGATTTGTTTTCTGCCATTTCAATCCATTCCTTGAATTTTCCAGAAGCCTCATCCTTAGTTTTAAGGAGGTAAGTCCAAACCATTTTTGAGTAATCATCAATGATAGACAAAAAAATCGGCTACCTCCAAGAGTGTAAGTTTTTTAGGGACCCCGCAGATCCAAATGGATTTACTCTAAAGGTTTGGAGGCAGTGTATTTGCCTTGACCAAATTTAACTCTCTTAGTCTTCCCTAAAATGCAATAATCACAGAGTTCAAGTCCTTGAATCTTATCCCCACAGAGAAGTTCTCTTTTAGAAAGTTCCATCAtgatttttttcactcaaatgaCCAAGTCTCATATGCCAAAGACTTGACTTGTCTTGAGCTTCATGAACTAGGACTGATCCTCCTATTACTATTTTTGCTTGTAAGACATACAAAGATTTCACCCTCTTTCCTTTCATGACTACCATCGAACCCTTGGAAACTTTCATCATTCCAGCTTTAGATTTGAAAGAGTATACATTTGATTCCAGTGTACCTAAAGAGATTAAATTCCTCTTTAGCTCTGGTACAAATCTAACATCCTTAATCAATCTGTtcataccatcatgcatttgtagCCTAATAGTTCCAATTCCCTTGACTTTACATGACTTGTCATTCCCTAGTAATACCATGCCTTGATCTGTTTCTGTCAACTGTTCAAACCAAGACTATACTGGGTACATGTGATAGGTACAGCCCGAGCATAAGATCCAGGCATTCTTCATGTCATTATCTGCCACTACTAAAGCTTCTGCAGTGTCATATTCATCAGATACCAAAGCCACTTCTCCCTTATCATTCAGTTTTTCAAACCCGGTTTTCTTTCTTTCTGGACAATCCCTTTTAAAATGTCCTTCTTTATGACAAGTGAAGCATTTGTATCTGGTTTTGCTCTTTGATCTTGGCCTGGTCTTAGCTGTTCTTTGAACCCTCTTTTCTGCTCTGCCCCTCACATTAAGTCCTTCTCCAAGAGGCATTCCAGTGAGCTGAATCTTCCTTTGCAACTCCTTTGATTGAATAGCTGATTGTACTTCTTCCAAAGAgatagattgatctcttccaTACAACATAGCATCCTTAAAGTTTTATAGGACTTTGGTAGAGCATTCAACAATATGAGAGCCTTGTCCTCATCATCAAGTTTCACTTCTACATTTTCCAAATCGTCCAAGATCTTGATAAACTCATCAATCTGGTCCTCAATGCCTTTGCCATCCTGAATTTTGAATGAATACAAACGCTGTTGGCAAGAGACTTAGTCATATATATACTCTCCAGCTTAAGCCACATAGCAGATGCTGATTTTTCCCTTGCCTCTTCTCTTAACAGTTTGTCTCCCAAACATAGAATGATAGCACATTGAGCCTTTTCCAGTATATCCTCCTTTTCTTGATCTTTCAAAGAATTCGACATTTCCCCTTTTGTTTTCAGAGCTTCTCCCAAACCCTGTTGAATCAAGATAGCCTTCATCTTGATTCTCCATAGGGCAAAGTCGTTCTTCTCGGTAAACTTTTCGATATCGAATTTCATTGACCCAAACATGTTTCCCACAAACGGTGCCCCTGTTATGATGTCAATCTAATAATCTATTGATTCGATATCACCTCTTTACTTAATACTGAGAGATCCAATTCAAAGACACACACAGAGAATTAACCAATCGATAAACCAACAACCTGAGTCTAAAACCAGAAAACTTAAAGCAATAGAAATCAAGAACACCAATTTACGTGGTTAGGCTATAACGAGCCTATATCTACGGGAGATCGCCACTTCTTATTTAAAACAATCCAAGATCCAATACACTTTTACAATCGAACAACAAAGAAGTAAGAACAATACAGATTTACAGATTGAGCTTTTAAACCCTCAATCACAGCTGCTATCTTGCTTTTGTGTTTCCTTCAACTTCTAGGGTGTAATTCCTTGTGATCTTCAAGTTTCTGGAGAATTGCCTTGATCTATATCGATCCCTTCTCTGATTTCCCTTTGTTCTGTTATCTCCCCTCTCGAAGAAGAACTGAATCTGTTATATCTCGACTTTTCCCAACGGCTAGCACATTGATGGGCTTCTTGATCATAGACCATGTTTTGGGCCCAAATCATTAAGTCATGGCCAGTAACTTAATGCTTATATTAGGCCCAACAACAATATCCCTTCTCGAGGCCCATTTAAAATCAGCTGGTTTGATAGGCACATTTCAACAGAACTTTATGAGAAAAATGAGATGGGAAAAATCAATCTCTCTCTCTTTTCATTTTTATTGCAACATGGATGAGATTGACCAAGGTTTTGATTGTGCTTCAATAAATAATGATCAGCCATCCAATTTGGATGCACAAAAGTTCTCTGACTTATTCAAGGATGCCGATGAATGCCGTTATAGGACATTGGGATGGTTGCAAACACCATACTAAACTATTTTTGACATATTTGCAGTATGTCCAACAGAGGGAAAGATATTGGTTCCATGATTCCAGCAGAGAAAGATCAATTGGGAGAGGACGGATAAGATGGCAATCTCTTAGGCTACAACATGAGGATACAAACTTGATATCGGTGAATCACACACAATCTAAACAAAACATCGGGTCGAATAGTATTTCCTCTGATGATGTTTCAGGAAGGCAAAGTGTGCCACCAAAAATCACCAACATATCAAATAGTAAGACACAGGTCCATGAACTTTTTATAATGTCAATACAAACATGTTTGTGAAGTTTCATGAGATTACTGTCCTTGTATTTTACATAAAACAGCTATTTATTGATGGACGTATCCTTATATATGTTTAATAAATcacatatataatttatttaattttcatagGATGAGGAGGTAAGAAGGCCATCATCATAAAAcgataacaagtcatgcttgtTATGAAGAAGATAAATTATCAATTGTTCGTCGAAGAGGACCTAATCTAGCATCTCGGATTTCGCCAAACGATGAATAACAACGGACTAAGATTCTCATGTGGTCATGAATAAGTAAAAACTtctcatttttaaattttctaagTACTGATATTTTTGGATTAGTTAGTTTTATTGCTATACATCtttttattttcatatatttaaaTTTGTTGAGATGAAATTGAGGTTGCTCATGATACTACAAACGATATCAAATGAGCCATTACAGAAGCTTGGCCAACATGGAAAAGGGTGTCTAATGGTTATAAGAATCTACTTGgacatatattatttgatattcaTATTTCATTAAAATGCAATTCCTTTTTTATTTGATATTATATTGAAATgtgatatatagatatatattatatataactgTAGATGAAAGATTTGGGATGAGAGGCAGATGACTTTGAAGTTTTTGAACGGATGCATAAAAGAAAGCAAAGTATTGGAGAATTTGTAGAAGCAATGCAGCTACCAAGAGAATGGAGCAAGAAATCATTGAGGGTAAGAAGCAATTAGAACTTGCTATCATAGAAAGTAGACAGAGAGAAGATAAAGAAAAGTAGAACGAGAGAAGAAAATCTGGAACAGATGGTACGTAAAATAATTCCAAAGGTGGGATACAAATCATGTTTTGCATGAGAAACTGGTTTCTGTTAATGACATTATGAATGATGTGAATGTTTGATTAGTTGTGggatttcaaatttatttacATACATACTTTTGAGATTTGAATAAGTTAGTTTGATGCTTTTGAGATTTGAAAATGTATTcagttttttatgtttttattaattatcaatATCAATGATTCGGTTTACAACGATGatgtaaatatttatttatataaatgttAATTATGTTATATCTTTTGCGGATTGAGAAATatgtatatgttattgtttttttCACAAAATGATGTGGATGTGAAATATAGGAATACGGATctataaatgaaataaaattatatttgttATGTTATTTGAGACCGAATAATGACGGATTTGATACAAATTTAGAGACGAAATTTGTATTTGAAACTAATGGCATTCAACCAAATTAAAAACAGATTCATAAAGGGTTTTATAATCCGTCTCTAAATTTAGAAACAGAATATTTCTGTTTCAAAATCAGAGACGACACCTTCAATAACGGATTTCTGAGACGGAATTTTCCGTCTCAAACAAAACACCTTCAATAATGGATTTCTGGGACGGAATTTTCAATCTCAAACTTTTGTTTGAGACCGAAAAATGGGCTTTCAGAGACGGATTTTTTCGTCTTTAAagccttattttcttgtagtatTGCAATACagtaattcaaattttttttgttagtgTTGATGTTTTACTAGTTAATTAATCAGATggataaaataatatatcatatcTCATCGTGatgaatataatatatatcttctCGAGAAAGAATGTAACCTAAAACAAGACATGCATGATTTAGAAATATTGATGTAACTTACGTTGTAATTATTAGGTTGCATGAATTTCAAACTCGGTCACATAATTGCAATTAATTAGTGCAAAAGTGTAACGCCAACACCCAACTATCTTTAAGGCACTAGGCCACCACAAAAACCcttttaaattactatattttaTGTACATCGATCACACCATATATTTGCAACCTTTTAATCCAAACTTCTAGCTACTTGCATGACATCAGCTACATTAGAGAAAATTCAGGTAGTCCATCGAGATTCTAGTGACCGGCTAATAATCGAAAGAACAGACGTCGTAAGTTGATTCCTGCATCGCAAAATAAAACGAGTGGCGCTGAGGATGTCCAATAAAAACACTTCGATGAGGGGTGTTAACACACCTTGAATATGTGTGAGTATTTGTCAATTACATAATTTTGGAgagttttgaggattttggCCTACGGTAGGGTgagcaaaatataaaaaaaatgaaattcgaTTCGGTTGGttggttatttttttaaaaaaatttggtcaAATCAGTTTAGTCGGTACGATTTCAGGTTTTTTTTAGAGAAAAATATTGGTTAAaccgatattttttttttttgagaaaccgagatttatttattattgggcttttaaCACAATATATCAATTTATTATAAGTCCAACCCAACAGAAAACAGATCTCATCGTGAAATTTGTTGCCCCATATTTTTTGTTGTGTAGGATCAAACAATCAGCTATAGCGAATCTCAAATTTAAACCAGTGACCCAATGAACTAGCCCAAGCCCATTAACCACAAAGATAAGACTTGGCCCAAACCGATGCCGTTCCAACTTCAACTCTCGACCTCCGGCGACATTTCTACAGTTCTCCACTTAGCGACGGAGATTCTTGTCTTGATGAGGTAATTTCTGGCTGTTCTTCCGTAAAATCTTGCGTTGCTCTACGAACGCTAATCCTTCACTCGTGGGAtgatttcaaattatttatttgttaaaaaaggTGGAATCTTTGTGATCTCGATGTTCGTTTCTTTTGAGTTATAGCTTGATCTCTGTGTTTAAGTCGTTCACGTGATGAGTTTTGCAAGAATCTGTTCACTGTAATCACTTTTTCCTCTGCATATCTATCGGTGAACGAGTGCTGATTACGGATTTCCAAGGTTCAACCTTTGGACTTTCCGAGGTTGTATCCTGTGAAGTTTGATTTCAAAAGTGCCAGTGGGAGTGTTTTGTCACGCAACTGTTGAAATTAATACGTTTCTACTTTCTATTCTTTTGTCTGTTAGAATTTCATATTCTTTCTGTTTCTTTATTCCTTGAGACGTTTTGTAGGTAATGCATATGAGTAGGATGGAGTTGGGTATGACGGCCCAAATTCTCCATTTTTATAAATGAGAAACATGATGCTAAGATGAAATTTGACGACTCTTAATGTGATTTAGTTATTTATTCACAGGaataggagttcttgtttaatAGATCGATGGCATAATCTATCCAGAAGATAAACTTGCTAACTTTTTTGAGATCTTGGTCTATTAATGACACCTTTTAGCAATTTGTGGAATTCTTGCCAAAATAGAATTAACATATATGCCTAATTTCTTTTCAGATTGTGATTCTTCGTTACAACTTACAAGTATAGAAGGTGTGTTTCATGGCTACTggtttcaaataaataatctttGACTGAGACGACTAATCACTTTCCTATTCAACAATTTGGATGTCAAGTGCTCAAGGAAAATGCGCTAGAAATGGTTAATTTGTTACGCACCTTCTCAGACTCCAAGAAAATATTTCGCATGCATTTCCCCACCTTATTTCACACCTCAGTGCAACTGAAACACATCATCTCGCATGATGACAATGTCAGTACGTCAATACTAGATTCTTTACATGAAGGACTGAACTGGAAGACACTTACACAAAGATTCAAGTCAGTTGGATTCACCAACCCCTTAGTTCAAACTATACTGTTACAGCTGAAAGAACCGAAAAATTCAAGAAAAGCCCTGAATTTATTTCATTGGTCAGCGAAAGAGATGCATGTCCAGCATGAGACTTCCACTTTTTGCATGACAATCCATATTTTGGTCAAAGGCAGGCTCATCAAGGATGCCAAGGCATTACTTGAAACAGTTTTATCGAAACCTTCCGCTCATGATAAAGCTCAAGTACTCACTGTTCTTGATTCTTTGCTAAGTACATTTGAGGCTGTTGACTCAATTGCTTTTGTGTTTGACTTGTTCATTCGAACTTGTGCAAAGTTGAGAATGGTTGATGTTATTCTTCATTGTTGCAAATTGTTGTTTGATCGCGGTTTTCGTCTGAACTTGACGACTTTTAATATCCTGCTTCATGTGATGCAAAAATCTGGTAAAACTGATTTGCTTTGGGGTGTATATCGCCACATGATTGAAACAAGAGTTTTCCCAGATGAAGTGACAACACAAATCATGGTTAAAGCTCTATGTAAAGAAGGAAAATTGGAAAAAATTCTCGATATTATAGATAGGATGTGTGGGAAGAGGTGTTCAGTTTCTGCACTGATTGTGAATACTTGTTTGGTCTACGAAATGATAGAGGAAGATTGGATAGAAGATGGATTGCTGGTATTGAAGCAAATGTTGCAGAAAGACGTAATTGTTGACACCGTTTCATATTCATTGGTTCTGTTTGCTAAAGTCAAGATGGGAAATCTGAGTACAGCTATGGAGATATATGAGGAAATGCTTAAGAGAGGTTTTCATGAGAATGCTTTTGTCTGCAGTTTGTTCATAGGGGCATATTGTGAGAAGGGAAGGATGGACGATGCAATTGCACTGTTAGAAAAGATGGAAACTTTGGGATTTAAGCCACCAGCAGAGACCTTTAGTCTGATGATTAAAGGTTGCTCTATAAATGGACGATTGGATGATAGCTTAGTATTTTGTAAGAAGATGGTTAGGATAGGGCTTGTTCCTAGTTGTTCGGTTGTTAGTGAGATGATTGGGAAGCTTTGTGAGAATGGGAAGACTGAGCAGGCTGATGA comes from the Henckelia pumila isolate YLH828 chromosome 1, ASM3356847v2, whole genome shotgun sequence genome and includes:
- the LOC140882452 gene encoding uncharacterized protein; amino-acid sequence: MVNLLRTFSDSKKIFRMHFPTLFHTSVQLKHIISHDDNVSTSILDSLHEGLNWKTLTQRFKSVGFTNPLVQTILLQLKEPKNSRKALNLFHWSAKEMHVQHETSTFCMTIHILVKGRLIKDAKALLETVLSKPSAHDKAQVLTVLDSLLSTFEAVDSIAFVFDLFIRTCAKLRMVDVILHCCKLLFDRGFRLNLTTFNILLHVMQKSGKTDLLWGVYRHMIETRVFPDEVTTQIMVKALCKEGKLEKILDIIDRMCGKRCSVSALIVNTCLVYEMIEEDWIEDGLLVLKQMLQKDVIVDTVSYSLVLFAKVKMGNLSTAMEIYEEMLKRGFHENAFVCSLFIGAYCEKGRMDDAIALLEKMETLGFKPPAETFSLMIKGCSINGRLDDSLVFCKKMVRIGLVPSCSVVSEMIGKLCENGKTEQADEMLTILLDKGLTCDENAFSHLIYGYCKDGNIERATTILFEMEFRSLSPNMLAFTSLIVGLCKCDRLIEADKYLEMMKSRSLLPSPNVYKEVICSHLRKGDKTRAHQLNCEMVGTWPKTDDSRYIESC